A single region of the Oryzias latipes chromosome 21, ASM223467v1 genome encodes:
- the LOC101156782 gene encoding gap junction gamma-1 protein-like — protein sequence MSWSFLTRLLDEISNHSTFVGKIWLTLLIVFRIVLTAVGGESIYYDEQSKFVCNTHQPGCENVCYDAFAPLSHIRFWVFQVIMITTPTIMYLGFAMHKIARMDDDDYRPQSRKRIPIVSRGANRDYEEAEDNGEEDPMIMEEIEPEKDKEVAPKPKNKHDGRRRIKRDGLMKVYIFQLLSRAIFEASFLFGQYILYGLEVSPSYVCTRSPCPHTVDCFVSRPTEKTIFLLIMYAVSALCLLFTVLEILHLGYSGLRECFCSPKPRPRRSPRHSALPSNRSSFSRQPSAPPGYHTTVKKDPSGKMTFRDNLRDSGRESFGDESSSRELERLRRHLKLAQQHLDLAYQNEESSPPRSSSPESNGTAAEQNRLNFAQEKQTSTSDKGLRA from the exons ATGAGCTGGAGTTTCCTCACGCGCCTACTGGATGAGATTTCCAATCACTCCACCTTTGTGGGTAAAATCTGGCTCACCCTTCTCATCGTCTTCCGGATCGTGCTGACGGCAGTCGGTGGCGAGTCCATCTACTATGATGAACAGAGTAAATTTGTGTGCAACACACACCAACCTGGTTGCGAGAATGTGTGCTACGATGCGTTTGCGCCGCTTTCGCACATTCGCTTCTGGGTGTTCCAGGTGATCATGATCACCACGCCTACCATCATGTACCTGGGGTTCGCCATGCACAAGATCGCCCGCATGGACGACGACGACTACAGGCCCCAGAGCAGGAAGAGGATACCCATTGTGAGCCGAGGTGCCAACAGGGACTATGAGGAGGCGGAAGATAACGGGGAGGAAGATCCTATGATCATGGAGGAAATTGAGCCGGAAAAGGACAAGGAAGTCGCACCAAAGCCCAAAAACAAGCACGACGGACGGCGTCGCATCAAGAGAGATGGCCTGATGAAGGTCTACATTTTCCAGCTGCTGTCGCGCGCCATCTTCGAAGCTTCCTTTCTGTTTGGACAGTACATCCTTTACGGGCTGGAGGTGTCGCCGTCGTACGTGTGCACCCGCTCTCCGTGCCCGCACACAGTGGACTGCTTTGTCTCCCGCCCCACAGAGAAAACCATCTTCCTGCTTATCATGTATGCTGTCAGCGCTCTGTGTCTGCTCTTCACCGTGCTGGAAATCCTTCACCTCGGCTACAGCGGGCTACGCGAATGCTTTTGCTCTCCAAAGCCTCGTCCGCGTCGCTCTCCTCGCCATTCGGCTCTCCCCAGCAATAGATCCTCCTTCTCCCGCCAGCCCTCAGCACCTCCAGGCTACCACACCACTGTGAAGAAGGACCCGTCTGGGAAAATGACCTTCAGGGACAACTTGAGAGACTCTGGCCGCGAGTCTTTCGGCGATGAGTCGTCGTCGCGGGAGCTGGAGAGGCTCCGCAGACACCTAAAACTCGCCCAGCAGCACCTGGACCTAGCATATCAGAATGAGGAGAGCAGCCCTCCTCGCAGCAGCAGTCCAGAGTCCAACGGCACTGCGGCAGAGCAGAACCGGCTCAACTTTGCCCAGGAGAAGCAGACCAGCACCTCAGACAAAG GTCTCCGGGCGTAA